A region of Legionella donaldsonii DNA encodes the following proteins:
- a CDS encoding DUF4142 domain-containing protein: MKIKLIVSAMSLGAVLLASGCQQWNATSPFNGYTQAAPATPAQMKVDARILGSLVVLNQNEMAAATLAQRKASSPSVKNYAAWMYKAHNQNLQETQSLSQRIGIAPEKGATALALQRQGRQEMATLNRFNGKAFDRVYINAMVKDHAAALHMIDHKLKTEATNPQLRGQLEATRAHVAEHLQQARAVQREIAHG, encoded by the coding sequence ATGAAAATCAAATTGATTGTATCTGCAATGTCTTTAGGTGCTGTTCTGCTGGCTTCTGGATGTCAACAATGGAATGCCACTTCTCCTTTTAATGGTTATACCCAAGCTGCACCAGCTACACCTGCACAAATGAAAGTTGATGCCAGGATCCTTGGTAGTTTGGTTGTCCTTAATCAAAATGAAATGGCAGCCGCCACATTGGCACAAAGAAAAGCGTCTAGTCCATCTGTGAAAAATTATGCAGCCTGGATGTACAAAGCTCATAATCAAAACTTGCAAGAAACTCAAAGCTTGAGCCAGAGAATAGGTATTGCGCCAGAAAAAGGTGCTACTGCTCTCGCGCTCCAAAGACAAGGCCGACAAGAGATGGCTACCTTAAATCGCTTCAATGGCAAAGCTTTTGATAGAGTCTATATCAACGCGATGGTAAAAGATCATGCTGCTGCCCTACACATGATCGATCACAAGTTGAAAACCGAAGCTACAAACCCACAATTGAGAGGACAATTAGAAGCTACTCGTGCCCATGTTGCTGAACATCTGCAACAAGCCAGAGCGGTTCAAAGGGAAATCGCCCACGGTTAA
- the kdpC gene encoding potassium-transporting ATPase subunit KdpC: protein MFKAAVNQMKTALILLISLMVLTGLIYPLIVTGLAQFFFPTQANGSLIQQNGLIIGSRLIGQSFSSPAYFWGRPSATTPFPYNGGASLGSNSGPSNPEFLASVKDRVTQLNAFNTKTNQLVPVDLVTTSGSGLDPEISPYTAFYQVARVAKARHIPEKELQALIISQIKSRTWGILGEPRVNVLQLNLALDNLRTGDGRFTSKS from the coding sequence ATGTTTAAAGCAGCAGTCAACCAAATGAAAACAGCTTTAATACTACTTATTTCACTAATGGTTCTCACCGGTTTAATTTACCCGCTTATTGTCACTGGCCTTGCACAATTTTTTTTCCCTACTCAGGCAAATGGGAGCTTAATTCAACAAAATGGTTTGATTATTGGTTCTCGGTTAATTGGGCAATCGTTTTCTTCACCTGCTTATTTTTGGGGCAGACCTTCTGCAACTACTCCTTTTCCCTATAATGGCGGCGCTTCATTAGGATCAAACAGCGGTCCGTCCAATCCTGAATTTTTAGCTTCAGTTAAGGATCGAGTAACACAGCTCAACGCATTTAACACAAAGACCAATCAGTTAGTTCCTGTTGATTTAGTGACTACTTCAGGTAGTGGTCTTGATCCTGAAATTAGCCCTTATACTGCCTTCTATCAAGTAGCACGTGTTGCTAAGGCACGCCACATTCCTGAAAAAGAATTACAAGCATTGATCATCAGTCAAATCAAAAGCCGTACTTGGGGAATACTTGGTGAACCTCGAGTTAATGTTTTGCAATTAAATCTTGCTCTGGATAATTTAAGGACAGGTGATGGTCGATTCACGTCCAAATCCTGA
- a CDS encoding histidine phosphatase family protein, translating into MKVLIKNCFLIFLAVIVSNAFAQEKLIFALELIRHGDRTPLEEIPNSPHDWKRGFGELTQRGWYQELESGRAARTKYVKQYHLLPANYNPRLVYVRSTDTKRTIESANAFLLGLYPSKTRRGSIPVHAISKSQDNLLIVTPGKNIFSLIKLYFISRKAWQEQTSYRQEKLRKWRSVTGLSLKNYQQIVPLADNLYIRRIHHVPMPKGISNADANEIIQLGKWAVVNYFKLRQVSYPMGHSFLNAANNYFVNAVEKKSSLKYVLLSAHDSSIMSVMATLGAPLESIPPYASHVDFALFKNNKNYYIRVSYNNKTVTIPACGGTVCSLSQFYVLTQATKQQIA; encoded by the coding sequence ATGAAAGTGCTCATAAAAAACTGTTTTCTTATCTTCTTGGCTGTCATTGTTTCAAATGCTTTTGCTCAGGAAAAACTTATATTTGCCCTCGAGCTTATTCGACATGGCGATAGAACTCCTTTGGAGGAAATTCCTAACTCGCCGCATGACTGGAAGCGGGGGTTTGGTGAGTTGACGCAAAGAGGATGGTATCAGGAGCTAGAATCAGGCAGGGCTGCACGCACAAAATATGTGAAGCAATATCACTTGTTACCGGCTAATTATAACCCAAGGCTAGTTTACGTACGTTCAACGGATACCAAACGCACCATTGAGAGCGCCAATGCTTTTTTATTGGGGCTTTATCCCTCAAAAACGAGACGAGGTAGTATTCCTGTGCATGCAATCAGTAAAAGTCAGGATAATTTGTTAATTGTTACACCGGGTAAAAATATCTTTTCTTTAATCAAGCTTTATTTCATTAGCCGCAAAGCTTGGCAAGAGCAAACCAGCTATAGACAAGAGAAATTAAGAAAGTGGAGGAGTGTGACTGGTTTATCCTTGAAAAATTATCAGCAAATTGTTCCCTTGGCTGATAATTTATACATTCGTCGAATTCATCATGTACCTATGCCAAAAGGTATTAGTAATGCTGATGCCAATGAAATTATCCAATTAGGTAAATGGGCAGTTGTTAACTATTTTAAGTTGAGGCAGGTTAGCTATCCCATGGGGCATTCGTTTCTTAATGCGGCAAACAATTATTTTGTTAATGCAGTGGAGAAAAAATCCTCTTTAAAATATGTCTTACTCTCTGCGCACGACAGCTCCATTATGAGTGTCATGGCCACTTTAGGGGCTCCCTTGGAAAGTATACCGCCCTATGCCTCTCATGTTGATTTTGCTTTGTTTAAAAACAATAAAAATTATTATATTAGAGTAAGTTATAATAATAAGACGGTAACGATTCCTGCTTGCGGAGGAACAGTTTGTTCTTTGTCCCAGTTTTATGTTTTGACGCAAGCGACGAAACAGCAAATTGCTTAA
- a CDS encoding rhodanese-like domain-containing protein, giving the protein MPIQTVDPATLKDWLDRGEAILIDVREPEEHQKENIPGAISLPLAKISYRTLPELESKRLVVHCALGKRGAQACEKLLDENPELDIYNLDGGITAWLQHGNKVNRNESEYS; this is encoded by the coding sequence ATGCCCATACAAACCGTAGATCCAGCAACTCTAAAAGACTGGCTAGATAGAGGGGAAGCAATATTGATTGATGTGCGTGAACCAGAGGAGCATCAAAAGGAAAATATTCCCGGTGCTATTTCCCTGCCTTTGGCAAAAATTTCATACCGAACATTGCCTGAGCTGGAGAGTAAGCGCCTTGTAGTCCATTGTGCTCTGGGTAAGCGTGGAGCACAGGCTTGTGAAAAACTCTTGGATGAAAACCCTGAACTTGATATTTATAATCTTGATGGTGGCATTACTGCTTGGCTGCAACATGGAAATAAAGTAAACAGGAATGAGAGTGAGTACTCATAA
- a CDS encoding outer membrane beta-barrel protein: MNIILLLIINLSFISIATANQLHDSQSPSQSTADTLTNNWKVFGYLDGSYNYLLRSNQFISGTYDRVFDIKQNGLTLQQTGMTLAYQPQEGFGGLITPVVGRDAQTFAPYGWITSDPSQEIGFAIPQGYLQYTAASLTFMAGAFIELAGAENLFSYNDTNFSRSILWGYAEPFTVTGLRVSYIPNNKLTLIGGLNNGWDNIRDTSRGKTIELGASYVFNPMFSLATYLYSGQQRVTERTSYGPTGQRTLLDLVATLNITEKISFVVNYDGAQQTRAALPNGTIAKAIWQGVAGYFNYKFSEKWRTSLRGEIFSDKNGYRTGVAQTWKEITLTVGYELLQNFELRAETRHDISNVNAFLKANNKGTSNNQQSCAIEIVGKFL; this comes from the coding sequence ATGAACATCATTTTGCTTTTAATAATAAATTTATCTTTCATATCGATTGCCACTGCAAATCAACTGCATGATTCTCAATCGCCATCCCAAAGCACAGCGGATACTTTAACAAATAATTGGAAAGTTTTTGGATACCTTGACGGCTCATACAATTATTTATTGCGAAGTAATCAATTTATCAGTGGAACTTATGATCGGGTATTTGATATTAAGCAAAATGGACTCACCCTCCAGCAAACTGGTATGACTTTGGCTTATCAACCACAAGAGGGCTTTGGTGGCTTAATAACGCCAGTAGTTGGCCGTGATGCTCAGACTTTTGCACCTTATGGCTGGATTACTAGTGATCCTTCCCAGGAAATAGGTTTCGCAATTCCACAAGGTTATCTTCAATATACTGCTGCTTCCTTAACATTCATGGCTGGAGCCTTTATTGAATTGGCAGGTGCTGAGAATCTCTTTTCTTACAATGATACCAATTTTTCGCGCTCCATTCTTTGGGGATATGCCGAACCTTTTACAGTGACAGGATTACGGGTTTCTTATATTCCCAATAACAAACTCACTTTGATAGGAGGACTAAATAATGGCTGGGATAATATACGAGATACCAGTCGCGGTAAAACCATCGAACTAGGTGCTTCCTATGTTTTTAACCCCATGTTTTCTCTAGCCACTTATCTTTATTCAGGCCAACAGCGTGTCACTGAGCGTACGTCATACGGCCCTACAGGACAACGAACTCTACTTGATCTTGTTGCCACGCTAAATATTACTGAAAAAATAAGCTTTGTAGTGAATTATGATGGTGCTCAACAAACTAGAGCCGCTCTTCCAAACGGGACTATAGCAAAAGCAATTTGGCAGGGTGTTGCTGGATATTTTAATTATAAATTTAGCGAAAAATGGAGAACTTCCCTACGCGGAGAAATTTTCTCTGATAAAAATGGTTATCGCACAGGTGTTGCACAGACTTGGAAAGAAATTACACTAACTGTTGGCTACGAGTTGTTGCAGAATTTTGAATTACGTGCCGAAACAAGACATGATATTTCTAATGTAAATGCTTTCCTTAAGGCTAACAATAAAGGCACGAGTAATAACCAACAATCATGCGCGATAGAAATTGTGGGCAAATTTTTATAA
- a CDS encoding sensor histidine kinase yields MVDSRPNPEQLLQRAQEEEKQGNRGKLKIYLGAAPGVGKTHQMLQDAHEKRRQDLDVIVGIAESHGRKDIERLLHGFEILPRKAVLYRGKRCLEFDLDRALQRHPGIILVDEMAHSNAPGLRHEKRWQDIKELLERGIDVYTTLNVQHIESLKDDVTQIIQAPIRETVPDSMIESADTIELVDLPPEDLLKRLEEGKIYIPQQAEFAREHFFRKGNLIALRELALRTTAKQVGSDVLWYRQGEGIQKIWPVKDKILVCVGPKPEAQKLIRAAKQLANSLQAEWLAVYIDIPHLRSTAYERRRAIKNLRLAELLGAETHILAGFDIVKEIISFAREQNITLIMIWKHIPIRWQSWFRRNLADEIVRHSGEIDIYIITGESSESSVKKEQLPSPKPWKIYGITLGIVTLATLVNALLYPFLATSNLIMVYLLGVTIVALFGKIGPSTLASVLSVLAYDFFFISPFFSFAVTDIEYFFTLVVMLIVTQIISHLTILMRRQAESARLTQRRTTALYTFSRQLTSTRGVDNLLQLGTQHIANAFNSKVMALLPKKKNLTIRSGYPSQQKLDSKEQGIAEWVYEMGQPAGFGTETLSFSNALYLPLLGSSGPIGVLRIQALNQELLAPEQRGLLESYINQMALALEVDSLHEKERKKELEVERDDARTSLLKSIFHDLCFPLKIVISTVNRLKKIEGKKVREIEENIDHEIDKLNRLNNNLFQIIQLETQEIELKKSLSSLKKIIESVIKHSKKSIHKRRIHVDIPEALPLLMIDSKLIQEVLLHLLDNAIKYSPPESPIHILVEATQERIVVSIEDFGSGIIPQEKNKVFKKFYRGKQVISEHGLGLGLTICQKIITAHAGHIWVENIENKGASFRFSLPLKTEAI; encoded by the coding sequence ATGGTCGATTCACGTCCAAATCCTGAGCAGTTATTACAGCGTGCCCAGGAAGAAGAAAAACAAGGGAATCGCGGTAAGCTTAAAATCTATCTGGGAGCTGCACCTGGAGTTGGCAAGACCCATCAAATGCTTCAGGATGCGCATGAAAAGCGTCGCCAGGATCTCGATGTTATCGTAGGTATTGCCGAATCCCATGGACGAAAAGATATAGAACGCCTGTTACATGGCTTTGAAATTTTGCCTAGAAAAGCCGTTCTTTATCGCGGCAAGCGCTGTTTGGAGTTTGACCTTGATAGGGCTTTACAACGACATCCAGGAATTATTTTAGTCGATGAAATGGCTCATTCGAATGCTCCCGGGCTACGTCATGAAAAACGCTGGCAGGATATCAAAGAATTGCTTGAACGTGGTATTGATGTTTATACCACTCTTAATGTGCAGCATATTGAGAGTTTAAAAGACGATGTCACCCAAATCATTCAGGCTCCGATCAGAGAAACTGTTCCTGACTCCATGATTGAAAGTGCTGATACGATTGAGTTAGTTGATTTGCCTCCCGAAGATTTACTGAAACGCCTGGAAGAAGGAAAAATTTATATCCCACAGCAAGCCGAGTTTGCTCGCGAACATTTTTTTCGCAAAGGAAATTTAATTGCTTTAAGGGAATTGGCATTGCGTACCACAGCAAAACAGGTAGGCTCAGACGTCTTGTGGTATAGACAAGGCGAAGGTATACAAAAAATATGGCCTGTCAAAGACAAAATACTTGTCTGTGTGGGACCAAAACCGGAGGCACAAAAATTAATTCGTGCAGCAAAACAACTGGCAAATAGTTTACAAGCAGAATGGCTAGCTGTTTATATTGATATACCTCATTTACGATCAACAGCATATGAACGTCGCCGTGCTATTAAAAACTTACGGTTGGCAGAGTTATTGGGTGCAGAAACACATATTTTAGCGGGCTTTGATATTGTTAAAGAGATCATAAGTTTTGCCCGCGAACAAAATATCACTCTGATTATGATATGGAAGCATATTCCCATTCGCTGGCAGAGTTGGTTCCGCCGCAATTTAGCCGATGAAATTGTTCGTCATAGCGGCGAAATTGATATCTATATTATTACAGGTGAGTCCTCTGAGAGTTCAGTTAAAAAAGAGCAGTTACCCTCCCCAAAACCATGGAAAATCTATGGTATTACCTTGGGCATTGTCACTTTAGCAACTTTAGTTAATGCCCTGCTTTATCCTTTTCTTGCAACAAGCAACCTTATCATGGTTTATTTATTGGGTGTCACAATAGTTGCCCTTTTTGGAAAAATAGGACCCTCCACTCTGGCATCAGTATTAAGTGTTCTGGCCTACGACTTTTTCTTTATATCTCCTTTTTTTAGTTTTGCGGTCACTGATATAGAGTATTTTTTTACCCTTGTTGTGATGTTAATAGTTACTCAAATTATTAGTCATCTAACTATCTTAATGCGTCGCCAAGCTGAATCGGCACGGCTTACACAGCGACGAACAACTGCGCTCTATACTTTTAGTCGACAACTGACGAGCACACGTGGAGTTGATAATCTACTTCAATTAGGAACGCAACACATTGCGAATGCTTTTAATAGCAAAGTCATGGCATTACTTCCGAAAAAGAAAAATCTTACAATTCGCTCTGGCTATCCTTCCCAACAAAAACTGGATAGTAAAGAGCAAGGCATTGCAGAATGGGTTTATGAGATGGGGCAGCCTGCGGGTTTTGGTACCGAAACCTTATCATTTTCCAACGCACTTTATCTGCCGCTATTGGGTTCATCTGGCCCTATCGGTGTTTTAAGAATCCAGGCACTGAATCAAGAATTGCTCGCACCTGAACAAAGAGGTCTTTTAGAGTCCTATATTAATCAAATGGCTTTGGCTCTGGAAGTTGACTCTTTGCATGAAAAAGAAAGAAAGAAAGAATTGGAAGTCGAACGAGATGACGCTAGAACCTCCCTGCTAAAATCTATTTTTCATGATTTATGCTTTCCTTTAAAAATAGTGATTAGTACGGTTAATCGTCTAAAAAAAATAGAAGGGAAAAAAGTTAGAGAGATAGAAGAAAATATCGATCATGAAATCGATAAGCTCAACAGATTGAATAATAATCTTTTCCAAATTATTCAATTAGAAACTCAAGAGATTGAACTGAAAAAAAGTCTCTCTTCGCTAAAAAAAATTATCGAATCTGTCATAAAGCATTCTAAAAAATCCATTCACAAACGGCGTATTCATGTCGATATTCCAGAAGCGCTTCCTCTCCTTATGATAGATAGTAAACTGATTCAAGAAGTCCTACTCCATTTATTAGATAACGCTATTAAATATTCTCCACCCGAATCTCCGATCCATATTTTAGTCGAAGCAACTCAAGAAAGGATTGTTGTCAGTATCGAGGATTTTGGTTCAGGAATTATCCCTCAGGAAAAGAATAAGGTATTTAAAAAATTTTATCGTGGCAAACAAGTTATATCTGAGCACGGATTGGGATTAGGTCTGACAATTTGCCAAAAAATAATTACAGCACATGCAGGTCATATTTGGGTAGAAAATATTGAAAATAAGGGAGCCTCTTTTCGTTTTTCACTTCCGCTAAAAACTGAGGCAATATGA